One Ricinus communis isolate WT05 ecotype wild-type chromosome 7, ASM1957865v1, whole genome shotgun sequence genomic region harbors:
- the LOC8270272 gene encoding protein phosphatase 1 regulatory subunit INH3, translating to MARPTNTTTSSVTAIRPLSTPSAGTVTATVTVENNNRQQQQPPQTLVLRLKRKEKKVTWKEGTVDNEFMQKKSSKKCCIFHKDKPFDEDCSDDDDDNDHNHDDHKSDGACSSKDNGPDSNLAAD from the coding sequence ATGGCTCGACCCACGAACACCACCACAAGCAGCGTCACGGCGATAAGACCATTATCGACGCCTTCTGCCGGCACCGTTACCGCCACTGTTACTGTAGAAAACAACAACAGACAACAACAACAGCCACCACAAACCCTAGTATTAAGGTTAAAACGGAAAGAGAAGAAGGTTACCTGGAAAGAGGGCACCGTAGACAACGAGTTCATGCAAAAGAAGAGCTCCAAAAAGTGTTGCATCTTCCACAAGGACAAGCCCTTTGATGAAGATTGTAgcgatgatgatgatgataacgATCATAATCATGATGATCATAAATCTGATGGGGCATGTTCTTCTAAGGACAACGGTCCCGATTCAAATTTAGCGGCTGATTAA